The Culex quinquefasciatus strain JHB chromosome 2, VPISU_Cqui_1.0_pri_paternal, whole genome shotgun sequence genome contains the following window.
GGGTTGAAGTTCCGTCCGAGACCTCGCTGGCGCTGTTTGGTTCTGGGTCTTGGGTTTCAGAACTGCTCGAGtccgagtcggagtcggagtcggaactggaactggaactTGAGTCGGATCCGGAATCTGATCCTTCTGAATCTGAGTTGGATTCGGACTCAGAGTCAGATTCCGTCGCGGCTTGTGAATCAGATTGCAAGGTGGAAACCGATGTAGATCTGACGCTGTTTGTCGATACACTACGATTTTGGATATCATTCTGTGAGCTCTGCTTTATCTCCCGCTTCATCCGAACGTCATCCGTATCAGCTTCGGCACCATCctccggtggtggtggtggagatCCTCGACCGCGACCTCCTCCGCGTCTTCCGCCGCGGCCACCACCTCCGGGACCTCTCTTACCTTTACCTCCACATCGTGGCTTCTCGGTTGTGACATCCTCGTCAATCTCCTGTGGAGATCGCTTTGCACGGACCTCTTCAAGCGATCTTTCGTACCGCATCGGCACCTCGTCATCCAACTCGTCAGCGGACTTTGCTCCAACGACAACACCTCTATTGCTCGTATCATCCGATTGTGATATTGTGTGCGTCTTCAGCGATCCATTTGGCTTCATTCGACTTTCGCTCAAGTAACCAGACACCTTCTCGTCCCATGACTTATACAACACTGGTACCATTCGCTTGTTTCCTGCCTTCTTTAAGTCCCCTTTACCAAAACCCACCATCAGCTTCTTGACGTGAGCCTTGTGAATCTCACCCGCGGTACGCCCTCTGAACGATCCGTCCCGTTTCATCTCATCGTCGCTGGTCATAATCGAAACCGTCTCGTCAGCCGCCACGTACTTCAGCGATCGTCTCCTACGGCTTGCCGCGGTTGTAGCCTCGGCCGGTGTCGGCCCATAGTTGTTCACGTTCGACACCGAGTTGATCTTCACGATGTTCACGTTCGTTCCCGACGCGGAGTTCGTGAACAGTCCCTGCGATCGCAAATATTCCAACACATCGATCGTTCTTTTCTTTCGCACCAAGTCGTCCTCGAAGCTGTCGGTTGATCCCTCCTTGACAGCATCGCCAAATCCTTGCTTGGTCGCAAAGCTTGTGTCCACTTTCGTTCCGAAGAAATCTGATCAAAAGAAGACTCACTTGTGAATAATCGTTCGAAGCGATATCCCGACGATCTACTGACCAACGCTGTCCTGACGTTCCgattgaattttgataccacgATCGAGAAGTTCCTTGCCCTTTGCCACCGCCAACGCTATTCTTTGTAGGGCATTTTGTTCTGCCTCAACGTGGTTCTGTTACATCAAATAAGACACAAATCATTCATAACTCGAAATTTTactcttattaaaaaaaactcacttcAATCAAACAGGCACAAACAACCACTAAACAACCTAAAACTTTCTGCATCTCACCACTTTTAAGCTGCTTGAAAGCAACTGTCCAATCCGGTAGCGGACCAATCACTCCCAACTGGTGAATACTGTCGAACTAAACGACACCAGCGGTCACCGGTGAAATTTATATTCTTCCATAAACATTTCATCTCGATAGCGGGATGCGGTACCGGAAGTTGTCATCCCATCCCAGCCCCACTATATCATGCATGTATACAAACCACGATTGGATCTATTTGGTGTATCTCTTGGGCAAAAGTTGCATGTTCAATGGAAATCACTTGTGATGAATGAATAGTTTACATGAGTTTTGTACGTGGCGAAGAttgatttgctaaaatttaaaataaattttaaatagtcTTTTAAGAAAGCATGTTCTATTAAAGaacaatactattttttatagTAGATAAGGATaaagtacaaaaaaatgtatatgtTCGACCattgatcaagttttacaaatttcacaaaaagttgcattATTCATCatttgcaatatgggaatcaaacgACGTGATGTTTCGTATGTAGTTTACTGTAAcacaaatactcaaattttcacaatttatcgaatattttttgaaatttcgaacatagaaaaaacttggaaaaaacacacacaaaaaatgtattaccgccatcaggggtgacattgggtctggggttgATATTGAGtcaaattttggccgatttttgcgtgacatactttatggatgacgccaaataACAATTTGTcatgtaaaatactttttacaaGAACATTCTGTTTTGCAAAAATAGGTTCAAAcgacaaataataaaaacattttcattgcATCAtaatttttagtgtaaaatgcaaagaataaaaaaaaaatgagtatttaacACTTAAAATTCTGAAACAGTGAAAATCTACTAACACTTTGAGTCGTTTTAAAGGTGgaaaatgcggtattttgtgaaaaatttaaaataaattgccaTAGCCACTGGGAAAATTAATGCAAAAAACGCGTCATTCAATACccataatcaatttattttaatttttgttgatatATGACATTGGGTCGAGACGGtgatatttaaaaacaacaaaaatatggAAACCTTGTTAATTAGACCATTTcacgtgaaaaaaaatcttaagtacaatttttgagtatttgagtactccagaataaatgaataaatttaaatattcataaatgttttctaatttttgcggcaaaaagtaaatcatgAAACAATAGTAAAAATTTCTGATTGAAAatacttttgtaattttttaatgtttcgccatttttgagtaatattcattttaaggcaatatttttggaaaaaatgtattttttcctaattttaaaaGTAATGCCCCttccctgaaaatattttttggagaaAATCAGAAATATCCATTTTGCACATTATTGTTCCGATCTTTGGTTTTTGAGAAATTGCCttgcaattgaaaattatgaaaactaaGTTTTCTGAGTTTTCTGAGTAGGGTTAACTTCTATTCCATtttattgtcaaaaaataaaattctataaaatttcACATAGGTTAGgatagtcatcaatgagacacttttggtttttaactttcatcgtttttttgtattttttaccaACATGtattaatgagctttttgttgcatgttatatatttttatgtgttctacacagtaaaaaattgtgtaaatttgaatggtataattttggaaggttgaatattacatcttttatgatgtaattttacctcaatttagactgaaaaagcgacattacaacagaaaagtgttaaaattacacattttcagaggtaaaattacacattttttctgacataaaagatgttcccctttccagatgtaatattacaatgattttttctctgtgtaacattgaccaaaatatgagatcgatcttacgtctacagccagagttattcaactgtctcattgaagacgcacttggcaggaacaataagacactctacgaaaatcaatacttttttagaaaaacatcatgtttttgtgttGTACCATTGCAGGTGGCTTGCCTTTaacatattaaatcaattttgccaacttaaaactttaattaacaagtGTTATACTTAAaagtattttgtaatttgtaattttgtaaaatcaatttacaccaaataactttatatttttggttaaatgtagttaaaactcaataaatatgtcaaaaatcacttccaattcatgtttggaaaaattaacacagattttgaaaagtttagtgtaaaaaaatcaaagtgtctcattgttacccatgggctgaaagaagtggggaacaatgagacagccctggattctgggtatattcttaattttggtcaaacctaatgaaaggacattgtagcccaactcatttcCTAAGGGATGTCGAAAGAAatctgaagaaatattagttttggtgtcaatggcagcctacgagcgaaatagtagtttatgcaacaagttgcaaaaagaggattttttcagcacgagtcgtacatttatccaacgaggttcaccgagttggataaatacgaagagtgttgaaaaaatcaagttttgcaacgagttccatacaacattttttgcaattccgaaaaacacccattcagtgaaattttatgtcaaattttcatgtattttgtcaataaatcgtttgaatcaaaaaaatgttgaaaagtgttacttttcgaaacaagtgctgaaaagttcaacttttcagcaccaatttcagtgctgaaaagtagaacttttcagcatttattttgaaaagtgttgctattcgattcttttatttttgatacagaatagtaggctatttcgtcgttcaagaatgacaggaaaagtaagtagtttcacgacggaattgcaaaaaagtattttttgtccataatttacttttacaccccggAATCAAACATTCCTGAATAACTTTCCAAGAGATCGTCCATAACCatagccactattatggcagacgtgtatccagtagatacactTTTCCCCCAAAtttgagcctgattggttgaaactatgaCTTGTGAgaaccattttatcattgttcccctctttgatgactactctaccctattcataaaaaaatcaggatTTATAAATTACTAGCTTTTCAATGTCAATGTCTCAACTgtaaaataaacacaaatttcatcccaaataaaaGTTTACAACCTGTGACGGTCTAAAATTGTGATTCTATGAATAAAATAGTCGACTCCGATTCCAAGGTTCAAATACAAGTGATAAACTAAGCGATGGAAAGCATTTTTTTCCCAGTGGATACATTGATATATCAAACTTTTCAatcaagtccaaaaaatcagacatttgaaaaaaaggtatTCAAGATAaaatggaccatatttgtcccccatctgacagttcaaaaCATTTACTGGGTTGGATCTTTTCCAACCAGAAGCATCCGATTTGGTCAACTCTCCCAAATGttataagattttcaaaaaaataggggtcaaatgactaccggAGCGTTTAAGTGTTAGTTTGAAGTTCAGTGTATAATTTTGTACGATATCGAACATTGAATGAGAGAAactattacatctggaaataaATATGAGAAATTCCTTAAATTCAGTCTAATTAATAATAATGCCGGGACCCCTGGTGTaggggttcgatcccagacggtcccggtggcatttttcgagacgagatttgtctgatcacgccttccgtcggacgggaagtaaatgttggccccgaactaacctaaaggttaggtcgttagctcagtccaggtgtaggagtcgtctccctgggtcctgcctcggtggtgtcgctggtaggcagttggactaacaatccaaaggtcgtcagttggaatcccggggtggatggaagcttaggtgtaaaaagaggtttgcaattgcctcaacaatcaagccttcgaacacatagtttcgagtaggaatctcgcaatcgagaacgccaaggcaatgctgtagagcgaataatttgattttgatttgatttgatttgattcaaaaataattgttcaGTTCAGGCATGTTTAAACAACTAGCAACAATCAGCTCTCCCGCTCAAATCGCGCACATTTGATCAACATGTGCGACTATCGTTACTTGGTTACAAAACTTGTAACCAAGCGTTAGTCACAAAGTAAAAGTGAAACTTGCTGTTTGTTGCCGCAGCTTCCCACGGATAACAATCCGTCCGGACGTCAGCAAACGCCCCGCGCCACGTCGGGACATCTAACCTACTGACCCCCGACCACGCCAGGTGACCAAACACGTGAGCTCGCCCTCCAATTGCTAACCAATTAATGCGTTCCCTGTCACTTGCATTCATTCCACTGGACGAGTGACAATGTCGATTCCCTCACCTGGGAGCCTTAGTTGAAAGGAATTCGTCATTCCTGATACGGTCGCGTGTGTCACGTGTCCGGATCGGTGATTTACACTGTCGACCCGACTAGGCTCTAGTCTGGATGAGGTATAAAACCGCGGAGAAGGGCTCGGATTGATGTGTAATGACTTGCCATGCACCCTGCCGCCGGAGATTGATTGCCGGTAATGAGGCTCCCACCGATTGTTGCTTGATATTCCGCGGCTGATTGTAACTATTAGTACAACCGGGGTGTTCCACTTGTAATTAGTGGTGTGTCTGCTATCACGTTTAACGCATTTTAACGCTCATATGATTAATCGTCTTATTTTCATCAGCTTTGTATGTGCGTTTTTGTTGGAGTTAGAGAAAAGCTATCATCACTAGAATAGTCGCAAAATATTCAGAAGCCGGAGTTGGATTCATATTAGCTAAATCAACCGAAGATCGAATAGGACTCCAACTGAAAGAAGTAAGCCGGAAGAAACTGAAACCTTCCCTATGTCATAGTTTAAATTTGTTAAGTAACTCCGTTGACAGATATTGGCCTTCACAGCGGTACATCTGAGACACTATAACAGCACGCCCCAAACACAAAACACTAGAAAACATGCCTGGAATGACGAGCGAACGTTTACTGCCAGCTAACATCCACCTCATTACCGTCGGCGTCGTTAGTTACTACCGGTATGAAAATGTTTTCGCAAGAAAATGCCTAATAAAGGTGTTTTTAAGGGATGGTCataaataacgaaaaaaaaaattactcataAATTAAGGCTATATTCACATTttgtgatgtaaaattacacattacaGTAATTTTGTACTGTGTTAAAAAAAAGCCTAATTCAGACGTTTAAACTTGGTATAACCATGCTTATAGatgatatctagagtttttttttaaaaaaaggtctaataaactattgtctttcatatgtttataggacctattaaaaaaactctagaatatTCTATGTCCgtcaattaaagtttttttttcaaattagaaaaaaaattgtcttctTGTTACGTAATTTATGGCCCACCCCATCTAATGTCTGTGTGTTGAAATCCGTCAACCGGCCGGCGGCGGCGCTACCAACTTCCGGTAGGCCATTCAACAACGTCTTCTCACCACCAACAATGCACGTCGTAACACATGTGCAGCGGGCACAACACAGCACAGCACAGCACATGCCGCAACAAAgtgaaaatgtaaacaaaactaaCCTTGGCCGTCAAAAGCTACGACCACGGGCGCTGCCAATGTTGGTGGCTGCGGACGGTGAATGGCCGCTTCTCGGGCAAAGGTTGAGGGGTGAGTTTTTGGCCTTgcttattttaattcatttatttgattttggagAAATATATTATTCATTCGATTTTGGATAAAAATCCCCAAGAAGAAAATAAATAACAGTAAAGTTTTTCATAAGAATCAAAATAGGATCACATACCTTTAAGAAATCTCAGCCCGAAACAACAATTTGCTTCCAAGATCTTTGATCCGCCTCAAAGCTAGTATGAATTGGAAGTTGCGGAGTAGACAAACAGTTcagcacacagtaaaaaattgtgtaaatttggaaggtgtaattttggaaggttgaataattgcctcttttatgatgtaattttacctcaatttagactgaaaaagcgacattacaacagaaaagtggtaaaattacacattttcagaggtaaaattacacatttttttctgacataaacgATGTACTTCTTTTCAGATGTtaaattaccatgatttttttctgtgcagttggTTATTGCAATACACTAATGATAACactaaacaaaatcaaatttcactAGACAAGTAAAAAATCAGATTTCAAGCTCattgttcaaaatttggaaGCAAAATGTGGCACATACATTATTTTGCTActaccaaaaatttgcaaaatatcaatgcatTTGTGATTCTTTTTTAACAAATGTTTAAGTCTTTTTCCGATCGGtggtccaaaatttaaaatttgcaaagtaGTTAAAAGTTTCCTATTTGACTGAAAAACATCAACATAAACGTTATACAATGTATTTTGAatagtttacaatcaattgtagaagttttttttatgacaatttttattttcatcacttcaaataaaatatcatcAATCATTATTCACTAGATTGTAgtatttttgcatatattttaaattaggcTTCTTAGTAGAATTTTTGTCATTGGTTCCGCATACGATTAAGCAttgcttcaaaatttgaatttttccaaaaaaaatgagaagctaatttttcttcttaaaaatgatattaaagccaaaaaaaacttccacATAAATAAATCTTTCTCTTACAGCCAAAAGGCACCTACCCTATTGTTAAGTCCATTATCCTATTATTTCGTACAAGAAAAAGTAGATCACTGACAGACATTATCAGCAAATCGATTTAGTTATCAGCTACGAAATTAAGAATAAATATAAGAATTATCTATTTTTATGTGTTTGAGGGGACAAAAAATCCGCATTTTTCAAGCCATTCAGAAGTATGGACCAAAATTTTTCCGACGAGttatgttcttttttaaacagtgatatttgcattaaaaaaatgtgacatcattgttttatgtaaaatttaattcgcaatcaaaaagtaatttagatttttttgcttaaaaggtTGGTTTTGAAATAGTGTTCACGATTGTCTAttcctaaaaatgttattttttcgaaaagttcagacaattttcttaaatttcgtctaagaaacactcgattttacattcaaaaaatgaggtcaaaaaaattcaaaattagtttttgagaaattgaatttttgtgcTAGCTTCTTTGGTGATTGGGAatgccctcacaaagtttgagccaaataaaaaaatacaaaaaataaaaatggtcgaaatcagccgatttcgtagagaattgctcttttggaTAAGATTCAAACATTCTTCAATTGTTCTAACTAAACTCGATGTTCCCGGTAACTCCTAAAACCTCATTTACAAGCCAGGTGAAGGTGAAGGTTGAAGTAAGCTCATTGTTAACAACTTTACCGTAGAACTGAGTTAATTTCGTTGATATCAAACCAGTTACCttttaaatatcaaacaaaacaaaagaaaactaaTCTATTTCGATGTGATCTATTTAACAAATATTCCTAAACTTGCAgatgctaattttgaaaataatgttttaacttttatcaaatcTTTTATgctcttttttaatatttttaacacGTTTTATAACAAAGGTGTGAAGTTGAACCAAGAAaccaataattaaaaattaataatccCACACGTGTCACAAATGTTTGTTTATTTCTAACTAATAAGCAAAAGTGTCGCTCCCACCATGGAAACGTATTTGATCAATACGAGGAAACCCACACGATAAAAAAGGCAGAAAAATACACAGAATCTCATATCTTAACTACACGACAAAACTAGTAGCTCTTTATCAGCAACCGGTTtgggataaaataataattagtTGCTCAATCGGTGCGGTGACACGTAAcacgtagcagcagcagcagcagcagcaggtctgACTATATCGAGCTCCAGGGAGAAAACTGGCGGCGGCGCCACCGTCCATGTGAGGCACTAGACTCTCGTAGCATTCGAAACACTCTCCCTTTTAGAAACAGCCGCAGCTAAGTTGTACACACTAATGCCCAGCCTTCGCAGTAAActtgaaaataaagttgaaaaaaaacctaTGAACCTAAACTTGACcgagtaggggaaattctcgtatgtttggcaggttaagcattcGCTCCTAATTCCGTCCAATTTGCtggttttcactatttaaacaactaattttgctaaacttttgatataaatttgcttgctcacttcttattgagctatttatcactcgatttcagtttaaaacgcttttaattagcgtTAATTGactgtcaaagttctgacctgccaacattataggcacgctggaattagatgctgttcccctaatgtGCCTTCATGCTTCATGCTCTCGAGCAAACCCCCACAATGCCAACTGTCAATGTggccggcgacgacgacggtgaaGTCGAGACTTTGAAAAGGAATTTCTGCTATTTGGGTCTTTGAAAGGTTCTAGGTTTCCAGTATATGGAAAGGTTAGGAGCTTTGTCATGCTTTCACGTGCCTAGGTCAAGAACCCTATTCTGAGCTTGATTGATGAAGTACTTGTTTGAATAGTCTGAAGGAGGATTTTCCTCAACCTTTTTTGTACTCTTATCGTTTGTTATATCCACGATTCCTTAAACAGTCTAAATACAGAATTGAATTTGAGAGACTATAAGAAAATTACATAAGAAATAAATTAAACTATCTATCGAAAAAAGAAGGAATATCGAGACAGGGAACTTCGAGAAACGAGAGTCGTCTATCTATCCTGTGAGACATTATTCAATTAATAAAAGTTACATTGTAAACTTGAATTAcacatatttatttatttggtaaAAATGTTTCCTtgcaaaaactccaaaaaacacacgttaaggggttacatacatgtaaaaattcccgaatttacatattatggaaaattaattaatccactcaaaacatgatttccaatcactcctgaaagtttcatgaagatatttcatgattaaagtaagtaacagacgatttaagtttgaaattttgctttgcgcaaagcgatctgtcaaactttctcagcgtttttctcgaaacaccgaggtgatttacgggtgccacgatatctcgagatcggatgaaatttggggtgaagactccgaagacatcccgtgtgcatgataaAGCCcgattgtgaaattttgtttaaaaaaatctagagtttttgccttcctcacctcaatgaggaaaggctataaatcactcgaaaaatgaacttctttatttgacctcgtagaaccaccttcacgtataaatatcgactcagaatctaattctgaacaaatgtctgtgcgtgtgtctggatgtgagtccgtgcactaaaaaatatgcacacgattatctccggactggctgcaccgatttggaccgttttggtctcatttgattcGTCTTGggatcccacaagaccctagttaatattatgaagtttagaaaagtacttcaaaagttatgctaaaaaaacgatttggctagagtttgaaatattataaaaagggtggtttttgaaagaaaacccgtcatgctatatattgttagaaaggtatttgaaagaccttaacaacgcgttcaaaagattgaagatctgacaaacccatcaaaagttatgagcacttaagtgttcatatttatatttatattcatacacttttttgaggccggatctcaaatattttgatgaaaaagttgtccggatctatcacgcgacccatcgttggataggtaatcaagagacctttccaacaaacccaaaagattgaagatctgacaaccctatcaaaagaaatatgtactttagtgtttttaataaactttttttgaggccggatctcagatattttgataaaaatatgcgaggaaggcaccaaccgccTTAAggttggattaagtaacgtttttttttttttgaaaaggtcctataagctattgtctttcatatgtttataggacctattcaaaaaaactctggaaaatggaaatacaaaaatttagatttttatatggaaaacattaaaacatttttatctttttgagccgatttggtcaaagcagtgttgagatatcgtggcacccgttttttgaaactgctaaatacaaatagctatatctcggcaacgatacaaccaaatgtcttgaaattcattttgttattagatgaaaatgtatattttaataccttgaaaacagatttataaataatttaggtgtgtgctcataccaacccttgacatttttgccgattcacttgtatgtaaccccttaatggtAGTTGAGAGCATAGAGATGCCAGCATAAtagtaaaataaattaattcagTGCTTATAACcatctgttaaaaaaaacagtttgaacCGGATTCAAAATCAGCAAGTAAAATGTCGCGAAATAAATTTCGTTTATTTATTACATAATTTGTTTACatggtaaaagtttttttttttttcattgttctaaaaataaaagtacatcAACGAGTGTTTAGCCCGGgctgtttcaaaaatctaataaagcaaa
Protein-coding sequences here:
- the LOC6032422 gene encoding nucleolin 2, which produces MQKVLGCLVVVCACLIENHVEAEQNALQRIALAVAKGKELLDRGIKIQSERQDSVDFFGTKVDTSFATKQGFGDAVKEGSTDSFEDDLVRKKRTIDVLEYLRSQGLFTNSASGTNVNIVKINSVSNVNNYGPTPAEATTAASRRRRSLKYVAADETVSIMTSDDEMKRDGSFRGRTAGEIHKAHVKKLMVGFGKGDLKKAGNKRMVPVLYKSWDEKVSGYLSESRMKPNGSLKTHTISQSDDTSNRGVVVGAKSADELDDEVPMRYERSLEEVRAKRSPQEIDEDVTTEKPRCGGKGKRGPGGGGRGGRRGGGRGRGSPPPPPEDGAEADTDDVRMKREIKQSSQNDIQNRSVSTNSVRSTSVSTLQSDSQAATESDSESESNSDSEGSDSGSDSSSSSSSDSDSDSDSSSSETQDPEPNSASEVSDGTSTPRSIRSKRSPCGGRRQQVTTTVAPAMMRRAKRDATTGPDVEELDEEQQKVHSWFSTVVETIVESAKRVSAAVRRVFGRGEQGGDSDAESYNESANPNAETMA